One window of Leptospira yasudae genomic DNA carries:
- a CDS encoding AsmA family protein: MKFLKRIQEFLYSNRIKFLAILLFQVLALALFTLLPILSRQDFYKDFILTEIEKETGLEVKVESSDLILFPFPGIELNSVQVRKGDLIIGISDQIKIDISWFGLLGQKVEIRDVSISGGQINLHKLKDGSIDLIEFLQNGKGDPKEDHETQTIKIFDPTSSNSGAPLNPKDVLKIGLKNIQIENFYVHYQDDTHNRTYGIYLWKSSFGISFYGNTLDITLQGKLDEQSFQIYGSAGLDEFPTTLEKLQFQATIIFDNCSLSIFRDLLSIFPNADFSKTTFNGTIKINKAVNETINFNVIAQAKNFAYKGGNPFGDLKVNLELRLDIPNKKLDFPYITAVWPGVAEGSARGTVLWNYKTNSSFQISANYLDYQSLLRLGKLFEFTKKFDDPKRPDGVFYFSADLKNVYALKHRFPVLKAEIKYTYPWIQISSFHAYIYNGEILGKSKINPFKSRFEVQGEAYRIQTDRILMPYVNDRIINGNLFSKFSFVTEVRDQSPDFVGDFFRNMEGSGNLQILNGELLGYANFMIPVLNTLGKIISFNGIDGRKVEFSSLKSDFKIENNRFYFQNLKLQGNGLEADVKGNIGFDKNVDVLLNLRMGGNIVGKALKIPIIYKGVFKQSIPYIDPIWLGSVFAGSTILAPFFTPVGGPYGGGIAGSVVSEYVRDAWEGFKGLFSSKEENKKK; encoded by the coding sequence ATGAAATTCCTCAAGCGCATTCAAGAATTCTTATACAGCAATCGAATCAAGTTTCTTGCGATTCTGTTGTTTCAGGTTCTTGCATTGGCGCTCTTCACCCTGTTACCGATTCTTTCCCGTCAGGATTTTTATAAAGACTTTATATTAACCGAAATCGAAAAGGAAACCGGATTGGAAGTAAAGGTGGAATCTTCCGATTTGATTCTCTTTCCGTTTCCCGGAATCGAGCTGAATTCCGTGCAAGTTCGAAAAGGCGATTTGATTATCGGAATCAGCGATCAGATCAAGATAGATATTTCCTGGTTCGGTCTGTTAGGACAAAAAGTCGAGATCCGGGACGTTTCGATTTCAGGCGGACAAATCAATCTTCACAAACTGAAAGACGGTTCTATCGATTTGATCGAGTTTCTTCAAAACGGAAAGGGAGATCCGAAAGAGGATCATGAAACTCAGACGATTAAAATCTTCGATCCTACATCATCGAACTCAGGCGCTCCTCTGAATCCGAAAGATGTTCTCAAGATCGGATTAAAGAACATTCAGATCGAGAATTTCTACGTTCATTATCAGGACGATACTCATAATAGGACGTATGGAATCTATCTTTGGAAATCCTCTTTCGGTATTTCCTTTTACGGAAATACCCTCGACATAACTCTGCAGGGAAAATTGGACGAGCAGAGTTTCCAAATTTACGGAAGCGCCGGGTTGGACGAGTTTCCTACAACGCTCGAAAAACTTCAATTCCAAGCGACGATCATATTCGACAACTGTTCTCTTTCCATCTTTCGCGATTTACTTTCGATTTTTCCCAACGCCGATTTTTCCAAGACGACCTTTAACGGAACGATCAAAATCAACAAAGCCGTCAACGAAACCATCAATTTCAACGTAATCGCTCAAGCGAAAAACTTCGCATACAAAGGTGGGAATCCGTTCGGCGATCTGAAAGTGAATTTGGAGTTACGTCTGGATATTCCGAATAAAAAATTAGATTTTCCTTATATAACAGCGGTTTGGCCCGGAGTGGCGGAAGGAAGTGCAAGAGGAACTGTTCTGTGGAACTACAAGACAAATTCTTCATTTCAAATTTCCGCAAACTATCTGGATTATCAGAGTTTACTTCGTCTCGGAAAGTTATTTGAATTTACGAAGAAGTTCGACGATCCTAAACGTCCGGACGGCGTTTTCTATTTCAGCGCCGATCTGAAAAACGTGTACGCATTAAAACATAGATTCCCGGTTTTAAAGGCGGAGATCAAATATACGTATCCCTGGATTCAGATTTCCAGTTTTCACGCATATATTTACAACGGAGAAATATTAGGAAAATCTAAAATAAATCCGTTCAAGTCCAGATTCGAGGTTCAAGGAGAAGCGTATCGAATTCAAACGGATCGGATTCTCATGCCTTATGTAAACGATCGGATCATCAACGGAAATTTGTTCAGCAAATTCAGTTTTGTAACGGAAGTCCGCGATCAATCTCCGGACTTTGTGGGAGATTTTTTTAGGAACATGGAAGGCTCCGGAAATCTGCAGATATTAAACGGAGAACTTTTGGGTTACGCGAACTTTATGATTCCTGTTTTGAATACGCTTGGAAAAATCATTTCCTTCAACGGTATCGACGGAAGAAAGGTGGAATTCTCCTCTTTAAAATCGGATTTCAAAATCGAAAATAATCGATTCTACTTTCAAAACTTAAAACTGCAAGGTAACGGTTTGGAAGCGGACGTAAAGGGCAACATCGGCTTCGATAAAAATGTGGACGTTCTTCTGAATTTAAGAATGGGCGGGAACATCGTCGGCAAGGCTCTGAAAATTCCGATCATTTATAAAGGGGTCTTTAAACAATCGATTCCTTATATAGATCCGATTTGGCTGGGATCGGTCTTTGCAGGAAGCACCATCTTAGCACCATTCTTCACGCCTGTGGGAGGACCGTACGGCGGTGGCATTGCCGGATCCGTCGTATCGGAATATGTGCGAGATGCTTGGGAAGGCTTTAAAGGTTTATTCTCATCCAAAGAAGAGAACAAGAAAAAATAA